The following are encoded together in the Phenylobacterium sp. NIBR 498073 genome:
- the zapE gene encoding cell division protein ZapE: MPSQLQAAYDARLAQGEIRPDAAQAAALAALVRLEGDLTRAEPNGFASFFKKPESQRGVYLIGPVGRGKSMLMDLFFACAPVEKKRRIHFHVFMGEIHRLIDAWRKGDPAARKAKFGQHKGDDPIPPVADVVAGQARLLCFDEFQVTDIADAMILGRLFEALFARGVTLVATSNRLPDQLYKDGINRQLFLPFIALLKSKVEVVSVAGPHDYRLDRLRAAGTWFSPNDPDNARSFDALWKDMLGGEEEVGEILEVLGRKVHLPHAQGGMARATFASLCSVALGPNDYIAIAERFHTLFLEDVPMLTPNRREEARRFVILIDALYEAHAKLIVLAQAEPTKLYPEGDGAFEFERTASRLQEMRSADWLAEDAD; encoded by the coding sequence ATGCCGTCGCAGTTGCAAGCCGCCTATGACGCCCGCCTGGCGCAGGGCGAGATCCGTCCCGACGCGGCCCAGGCCGCCGCGCTAGCGGCGTTGGTGCGCCTGGAGGGCGACCTGACGCGGGCCGAGCCGAACGGCTTCGCTTCGTTCTTCAAGAAGCCTGAAAGCCAGCGCGGCGTCTATCTGATCGGGCCGGTGGGGCGCGGCAAGTCCATGCTGATGGACCTGTTCTTCGCCTGCGCGCCGGTCGAGAAGAAGCGGCGCATCCACTTCCACGTCTTCATGGGCGAGATCCATCGGCTGATCGACGCCTGGCGCAAGGGCGATCCGGCGGCGCGGAAGGCGAAGTTTGGGCAGCATAAGGGCGACGATCCGATCCCGCCGGTCGCCGACGTGGTCGCCGGCCAGGCGCGGCTGCTGTGCTTCGACGAGTTCCAGGTCACCGACATCGCCGACGCGATGATCCTGGGGCGACTGTTCGAGGCGCTGTTCGCCCGCGGCGTGACCCTGGTGGCGACCTCCAACCGTCTGCCGGACCAGCTCTACAAGGACGGCATCAACCGCCAGCTGTTCCTGCCGTTCATTGCGCTGCTGAAGAGCAAGGTCGAGGTGGTCAGCGTGGCCGGGCCGCACGACTATCGGCTGGATCGCCTGCGCGCCGCCGGCACCTGGTTCAGCCCCAACGATCCCGACAATGCGCGCAGTTTCGACGCGCTCTGGAAGGACATGCTGGGCGGCGAGGAGGAGGTCGGCGAGATCCTGGAGGTGCTGGGTCGCAAGGTGCACCTGCCGCACGCCCAGGGCGGCATGGCGCGAGCGACCTTCGCCAGCCTGTGCTCGGTGGCGCTGGGACCGAACGACTACATCGCCATCGCCGAGCGGTTCCACACCCTGTTCCTGGAAGACGTGCCGATGCTGACGCCGAACCGGCGCGAGGAGGCGCGGCGGTTCGTGATCCTGATCGACGCGCTCTACGAGGCGCACGCCAAGCTGATCGTGCTGGCGCAGGCCGAGCCGACCAAGCTCTATCCGGAGGGCGACGGCGCCTTCGAGTTCGAGCGCACGGCCTCGCGGCTGCAGGAAATGCGCTCGGCCGACTGGCTGGCCGAGGACGCGGACTAG